A region of Carassius auratus strain Wakin chromosome 23, ASM336829v1, whole genome shotgun sequence DNA encodes the following proteins:
- the gtsf1 gene encoding gametocyte-specific factor 1 yields the protein MATYRFGSTVGPSGVNSENQQQSWNEETGSGEDADDASDPNRIVQCPYDKNHQIRASRFPFHVLKCRKNHPKLVGELKTCPFNARHLIPKHELSHHIANCEDKRTLNAEDGNVELLEKFQVPVNTWTNPSPNEDWETETDDNAAKFVWGESNNQLAQNKPEPSTTISLSNGLRAPRTLPWKL from the exons ATGGCCACCTATAGATTCGGGAGTACTGTCGGCCCGTCTGGAGTAAACTCTGAAAATCAACAGCAAAGCTGGAATGAAGAGACCG GCTCTGGTGAAGACGCTGATGACGCCAGTGACCCCAACAGGATTGTGCAGTGCCCATATGACAAAAACCATCAGATCAGAGCTTCTCGTTTCCCTTTTCATGTTCTCAAGTGCAGGAAG AACCACCCCAAACTGGTCGGTGAACTGAAGACCTGCCCCTTCAATGCCAGGCATTTGATTCCCAAGCATGAGTTGTCTCATCACATCGCAAACTGTGAAGACAAGAGGACACTAAATGCTGAAGATG gaaatgtAGAGCTGCTGGAGAAGTTTCAGGTGCCTGTTAACACGTGGACAAACCCTTCCCCTAACGAGGACTGGGAAACAG AGACTGATGATAATGCTGCTAAGTTTGTCTGGGGCGAATCCAACAATCAGCTTGCCCAAAACAA GCCAGAGCCATCTACCACCATCAGTTTATCCAATGGACTTCGGGCACCACGGACTCTTCCATGGAAACTCT GA
- the letmd1 gene encoding LETM1 domain-containing protein 1 isoform X2, with translation MALSCRGVCRGASLILLYGKRPVGVKASLCTPSLAPTKPSLWFVRHYSPSQARHGIGRSVVSGLKWANEKYERFLQRRFPRFYVIYHTFMKGFRLLFQDGKEVRRIVARMLSERIEHQNLPYRDMEKVRQLRKDLIKAIPLVIISIPPFANYLVFILMYLYPRQLLIRHFWTPQQLVEFQGVYHAQRAQHHWAIIKGMESTSTSVQDSRLRSRLSELCSKVRSGVHPVVSDVHAVRTLFSGPPLGIRSMYADQMRHLCALLFLTPRLPGFWIGRRLNSHAFELMQLDRAIVRLGLHQLNDTELREACYVRGLNPDRLSSGQCKEWLTQWLQFSTHLKESETSLYLHCMVLLTVNFPKHPRH, from the exons ATGGCGCTGTCCTGTAGAGGTGTATGCCGCGGGGCTTCATTGATCTTACTGTACGGAAAACGACCTGTCGGGGTTAAAGCAAGTCTCTGCACACCCAGTCTGGCTCCCACAAAACCCAG TTTGTGGTTCGTTAGACACTACTCGCCTTCACAAGCCAGGCACGGGATTGGTCGAAGCGTTGTGTCCGGTCTGAAATGGGCCAATGAGAAATATGAAAGATTCCTGCAACGTCGCTTTCCAAGATTTTACGTCATTTATCACACTTTTATGAAAG GTTTCCGGCTCCTGTTTCAAGATGGTAAAGAAGTGAGAAGAATCGTAGCCCGCATGCTCAGTGAAAGAATAGAGCACCAGAACTTGCCTTACCGTGACATGGAGAAAGTCAGGCAG CTCCGCAAGGACTTAATCAAAGCCATTCCATTGGTCATCATATCAATACCTCCTTTTGCCAACTATCTGGTCTTCATCCTTAT GTACCTCTATCCTCGTCAGCTTCTGATCCGGCACTTCTGGACCCCACAGCAGCTGGTGGAGTTTCAGGGGGTGTATCATGCCCAGAGAGCCCAGCACCACTGGGCTATCATCAAAGGGATGGAGAGCACATCAACATCGGTCCAAGACAGCCGACTCAGAAGCCGTCTTTCAGAGCTCTGCAGTAAG GTCCGAAGTGGAGTCCATCCTGTGGTGTCTGATGTCCATGCAGTGAGAACTTTGTTCTCTGGACCTCCCTTGGGTATCAGGAGTATGTATGCAGATCAGATG aGACACCTCTGTGCATTGCTCTTCCTGACGCCCCGCCTCCCAGGCTTCTGGATTGGTCGACGTTTGAACAGCCATGCTTTTGAACTCATGCAGCTTGACCGTGCTATTGTTCGATTAGGCTTGCATCAGTTAAACGACACAGAGCtcagagag GCATGTTACGTGAGAGGACTGAATCCAGACCGCCTGAGTTCAGGACAGTGCAAGGAATGGCTCACACAGTGGTTGCAGTTCTCAACACACCTCAAAG AGTCTGAGACCTCCCTCTATCTGCACTGTATGGTGTTGCTAACTGTGAACTTCCCTAAACACCCACGTCACTGA
- the letmd1 gene encoding LETM1 domain-containing protein 1 isoform X1, whose translation MALSCRGVCRGASLILLYGKRPVGVKASLCTPSLAPTKPSSLWFVRHYSPSQARHGIGRSVVSGLKWANEKYERFLQRRFPRFYVIYHTFMKGFRLLFQDGKEVRRIVARMLSERIEHQNLPYRDMEKVRQLRKDLIKAIPLVIISIPPFANYLVFILMYLYPRQLLIRHFWTPQQLVEFQGVYHAQRAQHHWAIIKGMESTSTSVQDSRLRSRLSELCSKVRSGVHPVVSDVHAVRTLFSGPPLGIRSMYADQMRHLCALLFLTPRLPGFWIGRRLNSHAFELMQLDRAIVRLGLHQLNDTELREACYVRGLNPDRLSSGQCKEWLTQWLQFSTHLKESETSLYLHCMVLLTVNFPKHPRH comes from the exons ATGGCGCTGTCCTGTAGAGGTGTATGCCGCGGGGCTTCATTGATCTTACTGTACGGAAAACGACCTGTCGGGGTTAAAGCAAGTCTCTGCACACCCAGTCTGGCTCCCACAAAACCCAG TAGTTTGTGGTTCGTTAGACACTACTCGCCTTCACAAGCCAGGCACGGGATTGGTCGAAGCGTTGTGTCCGGTCTGAAATGGGCCAATGAGAAATATGAAAGATTCCTGCAACGTCGCTTTCCAAGATTTTACGTCATTTATCACACTTTTATGAAAG GTTTCCGGCTCCTGTTTCAAGATGGTAAAGAAGTGAGAAGAATCGTAGCCCGCATGCTCAGTGAAAGAATAGAGCACCAGAACTTGCCTTACCGTGACATGGAGAAAGTCAGGCAG CTCCGCAAGGACTTAATCAAAGCCATTCCATTGGTCATCATATCAATACCTCCTTTTGCCAACTATCTGGTCTTCATCCTTAT GTACCTCTATCCTCGTCAGCTTCTGATCCGGCACTTCTGGACCCCACAGCAGCTGGTGGAGTTTCAGGGGGTGTATCATGCCCAGAGAGCCCAGCACCACTGGGCTATCATCAAAGGGATGGAGAGCACATCAACATCGGTCCAAGACAGCCGACTCAGAAGCCGTCTTTCAGAGCTCTGCAGTAAG GTCCGAAGTGGAGTCCATCCTGTGGTGTCTGATGTCCATGCAGTGAGAACTTTGTTCTCTGGACCTCCCTTGGGTATCAGGAGTATGTATGCAGATCAGATG aGACACCTCTGTGCATTGCTCTTCCTGACGCCCCGCCTCCCAGGCTTCTGGATTGGTCGACGTTTGAACAGCCATGCTTTTGAACTCATGCAGCTTGACCGTGCTATTGTTCGATTAGGCTTGCATCAGTTAAACGACACAGAGCtcagagag GCATGTTACGTGAGAGGACTGAATCCAGACCGCCTGAGTTCAGGACAGTGCAAGGAATGGCTCACACAGTGGTTGCAGTTCTCAACACACCTCAAAG AGTCTGAGACCTCCCTCTATCTGCACTGTATGGTGTTGCTAACTGTGAACTTCCCTAAACACCCACGTCACTGA
- the LOC113041434 gene encoding CD63 antigen yields the protein MAVEGGAKCIKYLLFFFNFIFWICGLALIVVGVMAKVSINTTAFLKGYSGSPLVIIIVGVIIFFIAFFGCCGAWKENQCMVTMFAVILSLIVIVEIGAAIAGYVLRGNLTDLLNKGFDSMIAGYNETENREAMDGIQRDLKCCGRNSSSDWMNSKFLPANSVPDSCCKNITKDCGKGALQQTTKINTDGCQPILDKVLKQNILWIAVAALVIAFVQISGIVLACILMRAIRSGYEVM from the exons ATGGCTGTAGAAGGAGGCGCAAAATGCATCAAATACCTGctctttttctttaatttcatcTTCTGG ATATGTGGCCTGGCCTTAATAGTTGTGGGGGTGATGGCAAAAGTTTCTATCAACACCACGGCCTTCCTCAAAGGATACTCCGGGTCTCCTCTAGTGATCATAATTGTGGGAGTCATCATCTTCTTCATTGCATTCTTTGGCTGCTGTGGTGCCTGGAAGGAGAATCAGTGCATGGTCACAATG TTTGCTGTTATTCTCTCCCTCATCGTCATCGTTGAAATCGGAGCTGCCATCGCTGGATATGTCTTGCGTGGGAAT CTGACTGATCTCCTGAATAAAGGTTTTGACAGCATGATTGCAGGATACAACGAAACGGAAAACCGTGAAGCCATGGATGGTATACAGAGAGAT TTAAAGTGCTGTGGAAGAAACTCCTCCAGTGATTGGATGAACTCAAAATTCTTGCCTGCCAATTCAGTCCCAGATTCCTGCTGTAAAAACATCACTAAGGATTGTGGTAAAGGAGCTCTCCAACAAACCACTAAAATCAACACTGAc GGATGTCAGCCCATTTTGGACAAAGTTCTGAAGCAAAATATCCTGTGGATCGCTGTGGCAGCTCTGGTCATTGCCTTTGTGCAG atCTCGGGCATTGTGTTGGCCTGCATTCTGATGCGAGCCATCCGCAGCGGCTATGAAGTCATGTGA